From Antedon mediterranea chromosome 9, ecAntMedi1.1, whole genome shotgun sequence, a single genomic window includes:
- the LOC140058760 gene encoding uncharacterized protein: MKKTSTKMRSLSIILSLSIQVHIAIGQDFNACGNPNPCQNGAECIGIVTGDYTCQCLYGWAGKDCEVATNQNCGYNLFARSGNLTSPNYPGNYSNSDECHYYVRVHGAKQLTFTVEMFDTEFSKDVLQYAPGVRWNFSANTALDGNLTTVPGQFTVEGSDVWFVFESDRNIVRPGFLISYVETNPSNCASSLCQNGAVCTDLTNGYYCDCPAGYEGSNCEIDTNECEGVVCTNGEVCVDRVNGYVCQCPSGFTGPNCADSCMNTNCPIRLRPKCGSDGQTYRNRCYLLNARCMDPSLTMVSRGACPGRGPIAIIGGNQRTCITGGDSDSSDSSIEFTQCPAEITTALPNPIVTNTPTPEQCIDNCPLIYEPVCGSDGQTYPNLCKLDVVRCLNDPALIALYVGECVVMTTPCRGDCSANAP, translated from the exons ATGAAGAAGACATCTACGAAAATGAGATCTTTGAGTATTATATTATCTTTATCTATTCAGGTGCACATCGCTATTGGACAAG ATTTCAATGCGTGTGGTAACCCTAATCCTTGTCAAAATGGAGCAGAATGTATAGGTATTGTCACAGGCGATTACACATGCCAATGTCTCTATGGATGGGCCGGGAAGGACTGTGAAGTGGCCACAA ATCAAAATTGCGGTTATAATTTATTCGCAAGAAGTGGAAATCTAACAAGCCCTAACTATCCGGGTAACTATAGTAACAGTGATGAATGTCATTACTATGTACGTGTCCATGGTGCTAAGCAACTAACATTCACTGTAGAGATGTTTGACACAGAG ttttcaaaagatgtgttacagtacgcccCTGGTGTTCGATGGAATTTTAGTGCAAATACTGCACTGGACGGAAACTTGACAACAGTTCCAGGGCAGTTTACAGTTGAAGGAAGCGACGTGTGGTTCGTTTTTGAATCCGATAGAAATATTGTAAGACCAGGATTTTTAATATCTTACGTAGAGA cTAATCCAAGTAACTGTGCATCAAGTTTGTGTCAAAATGGTGCAGTTTGCACTGATCTTACAAACGGATACTATTGTGACTGCCCAGCAGGATATGAAGGATCGAATTGCGAGATTG ACACTAATGAATGTGAAGGTGTTGTGTGCACAAATGGTGAAGTGTGTGTAGATCGTGTAAATGGTTACGTATGTCAATGTCCATCAGGATTTACCGGTCCAAATTGTGCTGATT CATGTATGAAtacaaattgtccaattcgtcTTCGTCCAAAATGTGGCAGCGATGGACAAACTTACCGCAACAGATGTTACCTACTAAACGCTAGATGTATGGACCCAAGTTTAACTATGGTTTCAAGAGGTGCATGTCCTGGAAGAG GACCTATCGCAATCATTGGTGGAAACCAGCGCACGTGTATTACAGGTGGGGATAGTGACAGTAGTGATTCAAGCATCGAATTTACTCAATGCCCTGCAG AAATTACTACTGCACTACCAAATCCGATTGTGACGAATACTCCAACTCCAGAACAGTGTATTGATAACTGTCCTTTAATTTATGAACCTGTATGCGGTAGTGACGGACAGACCTATCCAAACCTTTGCAAATTAGACGTCGTGAGATGCTTAAATGACCCAGCACTAATTGCACTTTATGTCGGAGAATGTGTTGTTATGACAACTCCTTGCCGTGGAGATTGCTCGGCAAATGCCCCATGA
- the LOC140058822 gene encoding serine protease inhibitor dipetalogastin-like — translation MGKLLAITVSLCIIVVVESIFTCDKICPRRRVRVCDQNGVRYRNLCEFQKAKKCFGGDPRLIKNNCNKFEQNQQVNVANCALSSSEEMPAGCRRKHGNKKIPFVTKVPVIPTTEATAGVYCEENCPLVFEPVCGSDGITYPSRCVLDALSCSREREAILSGQTNHIKLIPVSVGQCPIPSANPTPIIG, via the exons ATGGGAAAATTACTGGCAATAACAGTATCACTATGCATCATCGTCGTAGTAGAATCAATAT TTACATGTGACAAAATCTGCCCAAGACGAAGAGTTAGAGTTTGTGACCAGAACGGTGTTCGATATCGAAATCTCTGCGAATTTCAGAAGGCAAAGAAGTGTTTTGGGGGAGATCCACGACTAATCAAGAACAATTGcaataaatttg AACAAAATCAGCAAGTTAACGTAGCAAACTGTGCTTTGTCATCAAGTGAAGAAATGCCAGCAGGATGCCGAAGGAAACATGGCAATAAAAAGATACCAT TTGTGACTAAAGTACCAGTGATTCCAACAACCGAAGCAACCGCAGGTGTGTACTGTGAAGAAAACTGCCCTCTAGTATTCGAACCCGTTTGTGGAAGTGACGGAATTACTTATCCATCGAGATGTGTTCTGGATGCTCTGTCATGTTCAAGAGAAAGGGAAGCCATCCTAAGTGGACAGACCAATCACATCAAACTAATACCTGTATCCGTCGGTCAATGTCCAATTCCTTCTGCTAATCCAACACCGATAATAGGCTAA
- the LOC140058146 gene encoding sodium- and chloride-dependent GABA transporter 2-like, whose amino-acid sequence MASIITEQKSNNETNGGIAVISMNEFKSDESSKHVYDDLEDEDDEIDRGGWGSKMDFIMACIGYAVGLGNVWRFPYLVYKNGGGAFLIPYFIALVICGVPLFMLEVTMGQLLNTGGISSWDIFPILKGVGFAATTISAMLNIYYIIIVSWSLFYLFASFQSELPWGECGNSWNTAYCNAISKQNDTAGTGYFRSWNDTLYPVELGESPAQQYWERRVLNISPGIDEIGGLQWELVGCLVLAWVLTYACIWKGVAQTGKIVWFTALIPYGILTALLIRGLTLEGHQDGIEYFITPDWERLKTPTVWVDAATQIFFSYGVGIGSLISLGSYNPYRNNSLIDTLVVGVVNAGTSLFAGFVIFSILGFMANELGLPVSEVVDEGPGLTFIAYPTAVYQMPLVPQLWAVIFFLMLIMLGLDSQFCVVEGFVTSVMDYWPQYKLRENRTVFLLVVCVIDFLLGLVCVTEGGMYFFQLMDSYAASGMCLLWVATWECVAISFGLGIKNYYNAISMMMGFTPGWFWIICWAGTAPIVSFGIFVFGLVDYQHARYGESYVYPVWGEILGWFMALASMHWVITYAVYLLLTTRGSFSERWASVTTNQFDFMKRELKEQRIERRLQLKLQQEEAEAAVNVEGINDNNSDSMQARDNVSTPPEYDNIAYEAEQDEKLTKM is encoded by the exons ATGGCTTCGATTATCACAGAACAGAAAAGTAACAATGAAACTAACGGTGGCATCGCTGTTATTTCCATGAATGAATTTAAATCTGATGAAAGTAGCAAACACGTGTATGATGACCTTGAAGATGAGGATGATGAGATTGATAGAGGAGGTTGGGGTAGTAAAATGGATTTCATCATGGCGTGTATTGGATATGCTGTTGGTCTTGGTAACGTTTGGCGCTTTCCTTATCTTGTGTACAAAAATGGAGGAG GTGCTTTTCTTATACCATATTTCATTGCCTTGGTCATTTGTGGCGTACCTTTGTTTATGTTGGAAGTCACTATGGGACAACTTCTAAACACTGGAGGTATCAGTTCCTGGGACATTTTTCCAATACTAAAAG gtgTGGGTTTTGCAGCCACAACAATATCAGCGATGttgaatatatattatattattatcgtATCATGGTCGCTATTTTATCTGTTCGCCTCCTTCCAAAGTGAATTGCCCTGGGGAGAATGTGGCAACTCATGGAATACTGCGTACTGCAATGCTATCAGCAAACAAAATGATACCGCTGGCACGGGTTACTTCAGATCATGGAATGATACATTGTATCCAGTAGAACTAGGAGAGTCACCAGCTCAACAGTACTGGGA ACGAAGAGTTCTAAACATAAGTCCTGGAATCGACGAAATAGGCGGTCTTCAGTGGGAGCTTGTTGGATGTCTTGTATTAGCCTGGGTTCTTACATATGCGTGTATTTGGAAAGGTGTTGCTCAGACTGGCAAG ATTGTGTGGTTTACAGCGTTAATCCCATACGGAATATTGACAGCACTTCTCATACGTGGTTTAACTCTAGAAGGCCATCAAGATGGTATTGAATATTTCATAACTCCTGACTGGGAGCGCTTGAAGACACCAACTGTCTGGGTTGATGCAGCTACGCAGATTTTCTTTTCTTACGGAGTTGGAATTGGTTCTTTGATCTCACTAGGAAGTTACAACCCTTACCGAAATAACAGTTTGAT AGATACTTTAGTTGTGGGAGTCGTAAATGCTGGTACAAGTCTTTTTGCTGGATTTGTCATTTTCTCAATATTAGGGTTTATGGCTAACGAACTAGGTCTTCCGGTCTCAGAAGTTGTTGATGAAG GTCCTGGACTTACCTTCATTGCGTACCCGACGGCCGTGTACCAAATGCCACTTGTTCCTCAGTTATGGGCCGTCATATTTTTTCTAATGTTGATTATGCTTGGTCTTGATAGTCAG TTTTGTGTGGTTGAAGGCTTCGTTACATCTGTTATGGACTACTGGCCTCAGTACAAGTTACGCGAAAACAGAACTGTATTTCTTTTGGTTGTTTGTGTAATCGACTTTCTACTTGGATTGGTCTGTGTTACAgaa GGTGGTATGTATTTTTTCCAATTAATGGACTCGTACGCTGCAAGTGGTATGTGTTTACTTTGGGTTGCAACATGGGAATGTGTGGCCATTTCATTTGGACTTGGAATCAAGAACTATTACAACGCCATTTCAATGATGATGGGCTTTACACCAGGATGGTTCTGGATTATCTGTTGGGCAGGTACAGCACCAATTGTCAGCTTT GGAATATTCGTGTTTGGCCTTGTCGATTATCAACATGCCAGATATGGCGAAAGTTATGTATATCCAGTGTGGGGTGAAATTTTGGGCTGGTTTATGGCGCTGGCGTCAATGCACTGGGTCATCACATACGCTGTATATCTACTGCTAACCACAAGAGGCTCGTTCTCTGAG AGATGGGCATCCGTAACAACAAATCAATTCGATTTTATGAAAAGAGAATTGAAAGAACAACGAATAGAGAGACGGTTACAATTAAAGCTACAACAGGAAGAAGCAGAAGCAGCAGTGAATGTAGAAGGTATAAACGATAACAATTCCGATTCTATGCAAGCACGTGACAATGTCAGTACACCACCGGAATATGACAACATAGCGTACGAGGCCGAACAAGACGAAAAGTTGACAAAGATGTga
- the LOC140059125 gene encoding uncharacterized protein has translation MMAVIRMNILFYVLTFLMLSDAHNYKGCRKNCHSRSSPKCGSNGVTYLNRCYYMNARCDDPSIYIVSKGECQQSKIEEEHSRVRLCLNVGGSDSGSDSGEAMFVDCTHVSGNNRDRKTGNLGNTGAGGGGDGTTNNGGDGTFINNNNGGNGGNGNNGGNQPDGGDGANGGDGANGGDGATGGDGATGGDGANGGDGATGGGGTNGVNTGGEKGNGEENNINDVTPSNGLGGNGRGDVVTDPNSYPNGNGGVTADPAGTLSYQRGETTNINSKALTESVCPDNCLAFGIAWVCGSDGIDYSNECQLNSIKCSVKPYLYKVRDGRCPPPRGDI, from the exons ATGATGGCAGTCATAAGgatgaacattttattttatgttttgacGTTTTTGATGTTGTCCGATGCTCATAATTATAAAG GTTGTAGGAAGAACTGTCACAGCAGAAGTTCTCCAAAATGTGGAAGTAACGGTGTGACGTATCTAAACAGATGCTATTACATGAATGCAAGATGTGATGACCCTTCGATTTATATTGTTAGTAAAGGAGAATGCCAACAGTCAA AAATTGAAGAAGAGCATTCGAGAGTCAGACTGTGTTTAAATGTTGGGGGAAGTGATAGTGGCAGTGATAGTGGGGAAGCAATGTTTGTTGACTGCACAC ATGTTAGCGGTAATAACCGAGATAGAAAAACAGGTAACTTGGGCAATACAGGggctggtggtggtggtgacGGCACAACCAACAACGGTGGTGACGGTACTTTCATCAACAACAATAATGGTGGTAATGGTGGAAATGGCAACAATGGTGGTAACCAACCTGACGGTGGTGATGGCGCTAACGGTGGTGATGGTGCTAACGGTGGTGATGGTGCTACCGGTGGTGATGGTGCTACCGGTGGTGATGGTGCTAATGGTGGTGATGGTGCTACCGGTGGTGGTGGTACTAACGGCGTTAATACTGGCGGTGAAAAAGGAAATGGGGAAGAGAATAATATAAATGACGTTACTCCGTCCAACGGTCTAGGTGGTAATGGTCGTGGAGACGTTGTAACTGACCCCAACAGTTATCCTAATGGTAACGGTGGCGTTACGGCAGATCCAGCCGGTACATTATCTTATCAGCGTGGTGAAACCACTAACATTAATTCAAAAGCGTTAACTGAAAGTGTTTGCCCTGATAACTGTTTAGCATTTGGCATCGCTTGGGTTTGTGGTAGTGATGGGATTGATTACAGCAACGAATGTCAATTGAACTCTATAAAATGCTCAGTTAAGCCTTACCTATACAAGGTTAGAGATGGCAGGTGTCCACCACCTCGTGGAGATATTTAG